One part of the Archaeoglobaceae archaeon genome encodes these proteins:
- a CDS encoding CbiQ family ECF transporter T component — MATSSEDMSESLESVQVNSRKLIDGPIKVWLVLLSLPLILLDFHTQLIALVLFSALSIHASKYFFKIIKIPFGFIFLGILVILFTIDGKEVASFYFLKITDKSVETALNVMLRSFSALSAFSYLILTTTLPEFISAIRLKGFVRELMLLSYRAIQVLLEEIESLRISAEARLGFFGIRRSIKTTSMLSYMLFLRSFEKVEKFERAKEARCDAGVFPMQKFKSKGSVFAVILLSLMAMGLLI; from the coding sequence TTGGCTACTTCCTCGGAAGACATGAGCGAGAGTCTTGAAAGTGTTCAGGTAAACTCCAGGAAGTTGATCGATGGCCCAATCAAGGTGTGGTTAGTTCTGCTATCGCTACCGCTGATCCTTCTTGACTTTCATACCCAGCTCATAGCTCTCGTATTATTTTCAGCTCTTTCAATTCACGCATCAAAATATTTTTTTAAGATTATAAAAATCCCATTCGGCTTTATTTTTCTTGGAATTCTCGTGATTTTATTCACAATCGATGGAAAAGAAGTTGCGAGCTTTTATTTTCTAAAAATCACAGATAAAAGCGTTGAAACTGCTTTGAACGTAATGCTGAGATCTTTCTCAGCTTTATCAGCATTCAGCTACCTCATTTTAACAACAACCCTCCCAGAGTTCATTTCGGCGATCAGGCTGAAGGGATTCGTTAGAGAGCTAATGCTCCTCAGCTACAGAGCGATCCAAGTATTGCTGGAAGAGATCGAGAGCCTTAGAATTTCAGCTGAAGCACGACTTGGCTTTTTTGGGATCAGAAGATCAATAAAAACCACTTCGATGCTCAGCTACATGCTATTCCTTAGATCTTTTGAAAAAGTTGAGAAATTTGAGAGGGCGAAAGAAGCAAGATGCGATGCTGGCGTTTTCCCTATGCAAAAATTTAAAAGCAAGGGCTCTGTTTTTGCAGTCATTCTGCTTAGCCTAATGGCTATGGGGTTGCTCATATGA
- a CDS encoding ATP-binding cassette domain-containing protein has protein sequence MIETIDLWFSYADREVLKGVNFRAKRGEVTVLMGKNGAGKTTLLLHLNGLLKPKKGEVRIDGSRIEYNKKSLLELRKRVSIVFQNPDEQIIAPTVWQEVAFGPANVGIALEKVEEALKLVGLEGYEKRLCSQLSGGEKKRLSIADAIAMDPEFVILDEPTAGLDQLGFDAMIELIEKLRNAGKGIIIATHDFDLAKRVGDRFYYLEDGRIVYEGESLNFELARKIGIRTFGFGKLIISENEKIGSNFVVNLNGNAPNMEKIKKLLEAILKASEGHCVVVNFENGSLEKLKELLGETK, from the coding sequence ATGATCGAAACGATCGATCTCTGGTTCTCTTACGCGGACAGAGAGGTTCTGAAAGGTGTAAACTTCAGAGCAAAGCGGGGAGAAGTAACGGTTTTAATGGGCAAAAATGGAGCGGGGAAAACAACCCTTCTTCTGCACCTGAATGGACTGCTCAAGCCAAAAAAAGGAGAAGTCAGAATAGACGGTTCAAGAATTGAATACAATAAAAAAAGCCTTTTGGAGCTCAGAAAGAGAGTTTCGATCGTTTTTCAAAATCCAGACGAGCAGATTATTGCTCCGACAGTATGGCAGGAAGTAGCCTTTGGACCAGCAAACGTGGGAATAGCACTTGAGAAGGTTGAAGAGGCTTTAAAGCTTGTCGGGCTCGAGGGCTATGAGAAGAGGCTCTGCAGTCAGCTTAGCGGTGGAGAAAAGAAAAGACTTTCGATTGCTGACGCAATAGCGATGGATCCAGAGTTCGTAATTCTCGATGAACCAACCGCAGGCTTGGATCAGCTCGGTTTTGATGCCATGATAGAGCTAATTGAAAAGCTTAGAAATGCGGGAAAGGGCATTATCATTGCAACACATGACTTCGATCTCGCAAAAAGAGTTGGAGATCGTTTTTACTACCTCGAAGATGGTCGGATCGTTTACGAGGGCGAAAGCCTAAACTTTGAGCTTGCAAGAAAGATCGGAATAAGAACTTTTGGCTTTGGAAAATTAATCATTTCCGAAAATGAAAAAATTGGCTCAAATTTTGTTGTGAATTTGAACGGAAATGCTCCAAACATGGAGAAAATAAAAAAGCTCTTGGAGGCAATTTTGAAAGCCTCTGAAGGTCATTGCGTAGTCGTTAACTTTGAAAATGGAAGTCTTGAGAAATTGAAGGAACTTTTAGGGGAAACAAAATGA
- a CDS encoding energy-coupling factor ABC transporter permease: MHIMEGFLPVEWSAFWFALAIPFVVYGAWKVKKEIERDPKSKSLLAVSLGFIFVLSALKLPSVTGSCSHPTGTGVAVVLFGPSITAFLSSIALLYQALLLAHGGITTLGANTFSMGIFGPIFGFLVYKALKKFSLSVAFFSAAAVADLMTYVMTSFQLALAYPATPGIEGVLASAIKFLGIFAITQVPIAVIEAFVALTLLKSIKTYTPEVSTA, encoded by the coding sequence ATGCACATAATGGAAGGTTTCCTCCCGGTTGAGTGGAGTGCTTTCTGGTTTGCTTTGGCAATTCCGTTTGTAGTTTATGGTGCTTGGAAAGTGAAAAAGGAAATCGAAAGGGATCCAAAATCGAAGTCATTGCTTGCGGTCTCATTGGGTTTCATATTTGTCCTATCCGCCCTTAAATTGCCCTCAGTCACTGGAAGTTGCTCTCATCCGACTGGAACTGGCGTCGCGGTTGTGCTCTTCGGACCTTCTATTACCGCATTCCTTTCCTCAATTGCACTGCTCTATCAGGCTTTACTCCTTGCACACGGCGGGATAACAACGCTCGGGGCAAACACATTTTCAATGGGCATCTTCGGACCAATTTTTGGCTTTTTAGTATACAAGGCTCTAAAGAAGTTTAGCCTTTCGGTTGCCTTCTTTTCAGCTGCAGCGGTTGCAGATCTCATGACTTACGTTATGACTTCATTCCAGCTCGCCCTTGCTTATCCCGCTACTCCGGGAATTGAAGGAGTGCTTGCTTCAGCAATCAAATTCCTCGGGATCTTCGCAATAACTCAAGTTCCAATTGCAGTGATCGAAGCTTTTGTCGCTTTAACGCTCCTCAAAAGCATTAAGACCTATACTCCGGAGGTGAGCACCGCTTGA
- a CDS encoding energy-coupling factor ABC transporter substrate-binding protein — protein sequence MKLQRLIFPIFLILILTASAQEWRGTDEVAEEKIKEINPDYEPWFSPLFEPAGEIETLLFSIQAGIGGFLVGYFLGRHERES from the coding sequence TTGAAGCTCCAAAGACTAATTTTTCCAATCTTTCTTATTCTGATCTTAACCGCTTCCGCTCAGGAATGGCGAGGGACAGACGAGGTTGCGGAAGAGAAGATCAAGGAGATCAACCCAGATTACGAGCCGTGGTTCTCACCCCTATTTGAGCCTGCTGGGGAGATCGAAACACTGCTTTTCAGCATTCAAGCTGGAATAGGCGGTTTTCTCGTTGGCTACTTCCTCGGAAGACATGAGCGAGAGTCTTGA
- a CDS encoding cobalt-precorrin-4/precorrin-4 C(11)-methyltransferase: MKVYFVGFGPGDPELLTIRGYKLLKEADVIIYPGSIIPESSLSEFKALKINSHGMKLEEIVATIEKFVKENKKVVRVQSGDPSIYGAIVEQIEELEKRGIECEVVPGVSSVFAVSAKLKAELATADTPTVIITRSAGKTLERDEIEKLAETNSTLVFLLSSGKIGELAQRLLKIRGDEPAVVAYRVSQEGEKVIEGTLSDIAEKAKDINRMAVIVVGKALKRVRRSRLYS; encoded by the coding sequence GTGAAGGTTTACTTTGTAGGCTTTGGCCCCGGTGACCCAGAGTTGCTTACTATTAGGGGCTACAAATTGCTCAAGGAGGCGGACGTTATAATCTACCCCGGCTCAATAATCCCGGAGAGCAGTCTTTCAGAATTCAAGGCACTCAAGATCAACAGCCACGGAATGAAACTTGAAGAGATCGTTGCTACGATTGAGAAATTCGTTAAAGAGAACAAGAAAGTTGTAAGAGTGCAAAGCGGAGACCCGAGCATTTATGGAGCAATAGTTGAGCAGATCGAAGAGCTTGAAAAAAGAGGAATTGAGTGCGAGGTTGTGCCGGGAGTGAGCAGTGTTTTCGCAGTCTCTGCAAAGCTGAAAGCTGAACTTGCCACCGCAGACACGCCGACGGTGATCATAACGAGGAGTGCTGGAAAAACACTCGAAAGAGATGAGATCGAGAAACTTGCTGAAACGAACTCAACGCTTGTGTTTTTGCTAAGCTCAGGAAAGATCGGGGAGCTTGCACAGAGATTGCTAAAGATCAGGGGCGATGAACCCGCTGTGGTAGCTTACAGAGTTTCCCAAGAAGGTGAAAAGGTTATAGAGGGGACGCTTTCAGATATAGCTGAAAAGGCAAAGGACATCAATAGAATGGCAGTAATAGTGGTTGGAAAGGCTTTAAAGCGTGTGAGGAGGTCGAGATTATACTCATAG
- a CDS encoding methyltransferase domain-containing protein has translation MKVTKLEAIGVLFAKLKPSKDQIFVDVGCGSGSVAEFFAPFVKKVYAVDLDEKVLEEAKKRLSGLNCEVICMDGLDFLSKYDYDLVFFGGTKRLEEMLEIACKKAKKIAVNAARIEVALKALGKMKSLGWNCEMIALNVWRSYELAGGTAFKPLNPVFMVVACSTE, from the coding sequence ATGAAGGTAACGAAGCTTGAAGCGATCGGAGTTCTTTTTGCAAAGCTCAAGCCAAGCAAAGACCAAATATTTGTGGATGTGGGCTGTGGAAGTGGAAGCGTTGCGGAATTCTTCGCACCATTTGTTAAAAAAGTCTACGCAGTAGATCTTGACGAAAAAGTGCTTGAAGAGGCGAAAAAAAGGCTTTCTGGACTGAACTGCGAAGTTATTTGCATGGATGGTTTAGATTTTTTGAGCAAATACGACTACGATCTCGTTTTCTTTGGCGGAACAAAGAGGCTTGAAGAGATGCTTGAAATCGCCTGCAAGAAAGCCAAGAAGATTGCAGTGAACGCAGCGAGGATTGAAGTGGCTTTAAAAGCTTTAGGGAAAATGAAGAGCTTAGGATGGAATTGCGAAATGATCGCTTTAAACGTCTGGAGAAGTTATGAGCTTGCGGGCGGAACTGCTTTTAAACCCCTAAATCCAGTATTCATGGTGGTCGCATGCTCTACGGAGTGA
- a CDS encoding SAM-dependent methyltransferase, with amino-acid sequence MLYGVSLGPGDPELLTLKAIRVLKEANEVIVPGENAEKLVRRFREPRIVEFPMGKGQEVARKLAEELVERIKKEKIAFCCIGDAVLYSTFSELAEEVLKLDPSAEIEIVPGVSVVFSALAMTRTFVKKSLLITTNFEEEVIAVMKAKRSGEIAEKLRAMGFTELKFVERLYMEGQRISKEIPNEADYFSLILGVKR; translated from the coding sequence ATGCTCTACGGAGTGAGCCTTGGGCCAGGGGATCCGGAATTGCTGACACTGAAGGCGATCAGAGTGCTCAAAGAAGCGAATGAAGTGATCGTTCCCGGGGAAAATGCGGAAAAGCTTGTTAGGCGGTTCAGAGAGCCAAGAATTGTTGAATTTCCGATGGGAAAGGGGCAGGAAGTTGCAAGAAAACTGGCAGAGGAGCTTGTTGAAAGGATCAAGAAAGAAAAAATAGCCTTCTGCTGTATAGGCGATGCGGTGCTTTACTCAACCTTTTCAGAGCTTGCTGAGGAAGTTTTAAAGCTCGATCCCAGTGCTGAGATCGAGATTGTGCCAGGGGTTAGTGTCGTTTTTTCTGCTCTCGCAATGACAAGGACTTTTGTAAAGAAGTCTTTGCTAATAACGACAAACTTTGAGGAAGAAGTGATTGCGGTTATGAAAGCTAAGAGAAGTGGCGAAATTGCGGAAAAGCTCAGGGCTATGGGATTTACGGAGCTAAAATTCGTTGAAAGACTATATATGGAAGGACAAAGGATCAGCAAGGAAATTCCGAATGAAGCGGATTACTTCTCGCTTATACTTGGGGTGAAAAGGTGA